In Pseudomonas nunensis, a single window of DNA contains:
- a CDS encoding aldo/keto reductase, whose product MQTRQLGKNGPQVSAIGLGCMGMTDFYTTGTDTREATATLHRALELGINLLDTADMYGPHTNEELIGKAIAGKRDQVFLASKFGIVRDPANPTARGVDGSPEYIRQSIDGTLKRLGVDTLDLYYQHRIDPQVAIEETVGAMAELVKAGKVRYLGLSEASAATLERANKVHPISALQSEYSLWSRDQEDNGCLATCQRLGIAFVPYSPLGRGFLTGALKSPDDFAADDYRRFSPRFQGENFAKNLLLVQQVQVLAADKGVTAGQLALAWVLAQGEFLIPIPGTKQRKYLEENVAALEVKLSTSELQALEAIFPAHATAGLRYPEAVMQMLDR is encoded by the coding sequence ATGCAAACACGTCAACTGGGCAAGAACGGACCGCAGGTGAGCGCCATCGGATTGGGCTGCATGGGCATGACCGATTTCTACACCACCGGCACCGATACTCGCGAAGCCACCGCGACCCTGCACCGGGCGCTGGAGTTGGGCATCAACCTGCTCGATACCGCCGACATGTACGGCCCGCACACCAATGAAGAACTGATCGGTAAAGCCATCGCCGGCAAGCGCGACCAAGTGTTCCTGGCCAGCAAGTTCGGCATCGTTCGCGATCCGGCCAACCCGACCGCACGTGGTGTCGACGGGAGCCCGGAATACATTCGCCAGTCCATCGACGGCACTCTCAAGCGCCTCGGCGTGGACACCCTGGACTTGTACTACCAACACCGGATCGATCCGCAAGTCGCCATTGAGGAAACCGTCGGCGCCATGGCCGAGCTGGTGAAGGCCGGCAAGGTGCGCTATCTGGGATTGAGCGAAGCCTCAGCGGCGACGCTGGAACGGGCGAACAAGGTGCATCCGATCAGCGCGCTGCAAAGTGAATATTCATTGTGGAGCCGAGATCAGGAAGACAACGGTTGCCTGGCCACGTGTCAGCGCCTGGGTATCGCGTTTGTGCCTTATAGCCCGTTGGGCCGCGGCTTTTTGACCGGAGCACTGAAAAGTCCGGACGACTTTGCCGCCGACGATTACCGTCGCTTCAGTCCGCGTTTTCAAGGGGAGAATTTCGCGAAAAACCTGCTGCTGGTGCAGCAAGTACAAGTGCTGGCCGCCGACAAGGGCGTGACTGCCGGGCAATTGGCGTTGGCCTGGGTGCTGGCGCAAGGCGAGTTCCTGATCCCGATTCCCGGGACCAAGCAGCGTAAATATCTGGAGGAAAATGTCGCGGCGCTGGAGGTGAAACTGAGCACCAGCGAGCTGCAAGCGCTGGAAGCGATCTTTCCGGCCCACGCCACGGCCGGCCTGCGTTACCCGGAAGCGGTGATGCAAATGCTCGACCGCTGA
- a CDS encoding LysR family transcriptional regulator, whose amino-acid sequence MDRLNAMRVFTRIVELGGFAKAADSLQMPRASVTILIKQLEAHLGVQLLQRTTRHISLTLDGAAYYPRCVQLLADLEETEAVFSAARHNPKGLLRVDMPAGIGRLIVIPALPQFTARYPQIELEISLNDRTIDLIREGVDCVLRGGSPLDDSLVARPLVMLDQVTCASPEYLQRHGVPKRPSDLHGHQMVEYFSATTGTRFGLEFVVEGQVQAVNLPRQVSVNSADGYMAACEAGYGLVQAPYYHVARQLSEGRLCEVLKDAPPPGMPLTALYPPHRQLSRRVRVFVDWLVELCAQPGQQFYRSDSGG is encoded by the coding sequence ATGGACCGTCTCAACGCCATGCGCGTGTTTACCCGGATCGTCGAGCTGGGCGGCTTCGCCAAGGCGGCGGACAGCCTGCAAATGCCTCGCGCCTCGGTGACGATTCTGATCAAGCAACTGGAAGCACACCTGGGTGTGCAACTGTTGCAGCGCACCACCCGGCACATTAGCCTGACCCTGGACGGCGCGGCCTATTACCCCCGGTGCGTGCAATTGCTCGCGGACCTTGAGGAAACCGAAGCGGTGTTTTCCGCCGCCCGACACAATCCCAAAGGCTTACTGCGGGTCGACATGCCGGCGGGTATCGGGCGGCTGATCGTGATCCCGGCATTGCCGCAATTTACCGCCCGGTATCCGCAGATCGAACTGGAGATCAGCTTGAACGACCGCACCATTGACCTGATTCGCGAAGGCGTGGATTGCGTGTTGCGCGGAGGCTCGCCGCTGGATGACTCTCTGGTGGCACGCCCACTGGTCATGCTCGATCAGGTGACCTGCGCCAGCCCCGAATACTTGCAGCGTCATGGCGTGCCCAAGCGTCCGTCGGACCTGCACGGCCATCAGATGGTGGAGTATTTCTCCGCGACCACCGGCACGCGCTTCGGGCTTGAGTTTGTGGTGGAGGGGCAGGTGCAAGCAGTCAATCTGCCCAGGCAGGTCTCGGTCAACAGCGCCGACGGCTACATGGCCGCGTGTGAGGCCGGGTATGGTCTGGTCCAGGCGCCGTACTATCACGTTGCCCGACAATTGAGCGAAGGGCGTCTGTGCGAGGTGCTCAAGGACGCGCCGCCGCCGGGGATGCCACTGACTGCGCTATATCCGCCGCACCGCCAGTTATCCCGGCGGGTGCGGGTATTCGTTGATTGGCTGGTTGAACTCTGTGCGCAACCGGGCCAGCAGTTTTATCGAAGTGACTCAGGCGGCTGA